The Trypanosoma brucei gambiense DAL972 chromosome 10, complete sequence genome has a segment encoding these proteins:
- a CDS encoding SNF-7-like protein, putative, whose product MNRLFGRKKDTQKPTLEDASVKISARCDAVDARVSKIDAELAKLKECIQRTTGATQQRHKQRAIQLLQQKRLYQNQQDVLMQQQFNIDQLQFTTESVKDAKLQVDAMKDATKTLKREFKKMSVADVEKLQDELLNLYEDAQYVQEAMGRSYDIPDSIDEDEMLGELEALAMQSGNEADSSYLSDALAMPSGRLPDLMSNTQQQQETETPDPYKLETQLGL is encoded by the coding sequence ATGAACCGTCTATTCGGTCGGAAGAAGGACACACAGAAACCAACACTTGAGGACGCGAGTGTCAAGATCAGTGCCCGCTGTGACGCTGTGGATGCGCGCGTGAGTAAAATAGATGCAGAACTCGCCAAACTAAAGGAGTGCATCCAGCGGACTACAGGCGCCACGCAGCAGCGGCACAAGCAACGTGCCATACAGCTACTTCAGCAGAAGCGACTGTACCAAAATCAGCAAGATGTTTTAATGCAGCAGCAATTCAACATTGACCAACTACAGTTTACTACCGAGTCGGTTAAGGATGCCAAACTGCAGGTGGATGCCATGAAGGACGCGACAAAGACGCTGAAGCGGGAGTTCAAGAAAATGTCTGTAGCGGATGTGGAGAAATTGCAGGATGAACTGCTTAACCTCTATGAGGATGCGCAGTACGTTCAAGAAGCAATGGGTCGTTCCTACGATATTCCTGACAGTATCGATGAGGATGAAATGTTAGGCGAGTTGGAGGCACTCGCAATGCAATCAGGGAATGAAGCGGATTCGAGTTATTTGTCGGACGCACTTGCTATGCCTAGTGGGAGGTTACCGGACCTTATGAGTAACACCcagcaacagcaggaaaCTGAAACACCTGATCCGTATAAACTGGAAACACAGTTGGGACTGTAA
- a CDS encoding 60S ribosomal protein L18a, putative, whose translation MVRPHLRHYCVVGRETPSEKNPQPTVYKFEVFAPNFVVAKSRFWRMMREKNKVKSTHGDVLSCKVVKDRKLAARNYSVDIAYYSQRCGYTHMVKEFRDVCKAGAVSQAYNDLASRHRARYHNIEVLGVKSIPNHEVRRLNVAQFHPHNLSFPLLQRRVKAPRKDRVIFVKKNSKRAVVA comes from the coding sequence ATGGTCAGACCGCATCTTCGTCACTACTGCGTGGTTGGGCGGGAGACGCCCTCGGAGAAGAATCCTCAACCCACCGTATACAAATTTGAGGTTTTTGCACCGAACTTTGTCGTGGCAAAGAGCCGCTTCTGGCGCATGATGCGTGAGAAAAACAAGGTGAAGTCAACACACGGCGACGTTCTCTCCTGTAAGGTGGTGAAGGATCGCAAACTGGCTGCCCGCAATTACAGCGTGGATATTGCATATTACAGCCAGCGTTGTGGTTATACGCACATGGTGAAGGAGTTTCGTGATGTGTGCAAAGCTGGTGCTGTAAGTCAGGCTTATAATGACCTCGCCTCACGCCACCGCGCGCGGTATCACAACATTGAAGTGCTTGGCGTAAAGAGCATCCCGAACCACGAAGTACGCCGCCTGAACGTGGCGCAGTTCCACCCACACAACCTGTCGTTCCCGCTCCTGCAGCGCCGTGTGAAGGCGCCACGCAAGGACCGTGTCATATTTGTGAAGAAGAACTCGAAGCGGGCAGTGGTTGCATAG